The DNA sequence AGCTTAAATAATTAAGATCATCATCTTCCATTTATTATTTTACATTTTTTGACTTTGATAATGGGTTGGTTTAATAAAAAGTTGTTTAGGTATCCTCACATATTTTGATTAATAATCAACACTTCTTCTTTGGAAGCAGAAAATCGTTTGTAAACAAGACTTAAATATATAGGACATCATTTTAAAATTTTTTTAAATTCACAATAGAGTTAAAGTATAATTTCGAAGTAAACAATTATCACAAATTTTAATTAATATAAAATTATTCAATTGACAATACTTGTAATAATAACTATTTTATAATCAGAATAAAAGTTCTGCAAAACAAAATTGCTAGTGAGTAATTCTTTTAGAAAATGGATTTATGAAAAAAATAAATTATTTATTTATCTTCATTTTTTTGAGTTCTCTACTAAATTTTAATTATTCACAGCCCTCCGGTGAAAAAATATTTTCTGAAAAGTGTTTGTCGTGCCATACAATTGGTGAAGGGAAAAGAATCGGACCTGATTTGGCAAACATTCATACTAGACGAGAAGAAAATTGGTTATTAAAATTTATTAGTTCATCGCAATCTCTTATCACACAAGGCGATTCAACAGCTGTATCTCTTTTTAAAGAGAATAATAATGCTGTGATGCCTGATCAGCAACTTAGTAATATTGAAATTAAAGCGGTGATTAATTATATCACCTTGAATAGTCCGGATCCGAATAATCCGGATGTAAGAACACCAAAGCAAATATTCGATGCAACAAGCGTTACCGATTTGTTTATCCAACGCGGTAAAGCACTTTTCGAAGGAACAAAAAAATTTACCAACGGTGCAGCACCTTGTATTAGTTGTCATAATGTACAATTGCCGGGTGTCTTCACAGGTGGAAATATCGCGGTGGATTTAAGTGCTGCATTTACACGCCTTAGTGCAGCTGGTGTTGATGGTATTATTAGAAACCCACCTTTCCCTGCAATGATAAATAATTTTGCTGAAAGCCCCTTAACTGATGAAGAGATTAAATATTTAATGGCATATCTGTATTATTCAGATAATTGGAATTTAACTCAAAACCATACTGGAAGTAGTGATGCAAATTTTGTTTTATTTACTGTTCTAATGTTGGACATAATTTTATTAGCAATGCTGTTATACTGGCAACGTGTTAAAAAGCTAAGTGTTAATGCATTACATCAATAATTAAAAATTAATAAGTGAATTATGACTTGGATAAAAGACATATTTTCTCCTAATACTAGAAAATGGGAAGAATTTTATAGAAATCGTTTTCAACATGATAAAATAGTAAGAAGTACGCATGGTGTAAATTGTACAGGGGGCTGTTCGTGGCAGATTCATATTAAAGATGGAATTGTTGTATGGGAAACACAGCAATTAGATTATCCATTACTTGAAAGCAATCTTCCTCCTTATGAGCCACGCGGATGTCAAAGAGGAATTTCATTTTCATGGTATTTGTACAGTCCACTTAGAATAAAATATCCACTTGTTAGAGGGACGTTAATTGATTTTTATCGTAACGAGAAAATTAAAACAGGAGATCCCATAAAAGCATGGGAAAATTTGCAGAATGATCATGAAAAAAGAAATGTGTATCAGAAAGCTAGAGGAAAAGGTGGATTTAGAAGAACTACCTGGGATGAAGTTCTTGAAATTATCGCTGCTGCAAATATTTATACAGCAAAAAAATACGGACCTGACCGAGTTGTTGGGTTTTCACCAATTCCGGCTATGTCTATGCTGAGCTATGCAGCGGGAAGCAGATTTCTACAATTGTTTGGTGGAGTGAATTTGAGTTTTTATGATTGGTATTGTGATTTACCAAATGCTTCACCTGAAATCTGGGGAGAGCAGACCGACGTATGTGAAAGCGCAGATTGGTACAATTCAAAAATGATTGCGGTAATGGGAGCAAACCTTAATATGACAAGAACGCCTGACTGTCATTTTTTCGCAGAGGCACGTCATAATGGAACAAAAGCAGTTGTGTTTGCACCTGATTTTAATCAAGTTGCTAAATATGCGGACCAGTGGATACCTTTACATGCGGGAAGTGATGGTGCTTTTTGGATGGCAGTAACTCACATTATTTTAAATGAATTTCATCATGAAAAGAAAACACCATATTTTATAGATTATGTAAAAAAATATACAGACTCTAGCTATCTAGTAGAATTGAACAACGAAAAAGGAATTTATAAACCAGGTCGTTTATTACGTGCAAATCAAATTGAAGAATATCAAAATATTTCAAACGGTGATTGGAAATTCCTAAATATTGATTCGCAAACAAGAAGACTTATTGTGCCGAAAGGAAGCGTAGGTCATAGATGGGATAAGGATAAAGGAAATTGGAATATGAAGTATGAAAATTCTGCTGATAATTCCAAGTATGATCCTATGCTTACTTTCATTGATGATAATGATGATATATATCAAGTAGAATTTGTTGAATATGGCTTGAATAAAAATCGCAATCGTGGTGTTCCAGTAAAATTTATCAAAAATAAAATCGGTGAAAAAATTGTCGTTACCACTGTTTATGATTTAACCATGGCGCAATATGGAGTTAGCAGAGGACTTAATGGAGATTATCCTTTAGATTATTCGGATCAAGATTCTGCTTATACACCAGCTTGGCAAGAAATATTTACAGGTATTGATTCACAAACAGTAATTAGTTACGCTAGAGAATGGGCAAATACGGCGCAAATTACCGAAGGTAAATGCATGATAATCATCGGTGCTGGAGTAAATCATTGGTATCATAATAACCTTATGTACCGGTCTGGTATTATGGCTTTAATGCTTTGTGGATGCATCGGTAAAAACGGTGGCGGTTTAAATCATTATGTAGGACAAGAAAAACTTGCACCATCGGACTCTTGGGGTGCAATTGCATTTGCAAAAGACTGGGTAAACAGTTCACGGCTTCAGCAAACACCTATCTGGCATTATATAAATACCTGTCAATATCGATATGATGGTCTTACATCGGATTATAGCACAGGTCCCAAAAATGAATTAACTAATAAACATATGGGGGATTTGATTTTCAAATCTGTGAGAATGGGTTGGATGCCGTTTTATCCTCAGTTCAATAAAAATTCTTTGAATATAGCAAAGGAAGCACACAGTAATGATGCAGAAGATATTAAAAATTATGTTTTAGAAAAACTAAAGAAACGAGAAATTGAATATTCAATTGCAGATCCTGATAATGAAATAAATTTTCCGCGCGTGTGGTATATATGGCGAGGTAATGCAATTTCAGGAAGTATGAAAGGGCACGAATATGCTCTAAAACATTATCTTGGCACTAATTCCAATTTGATTGCAAAAGATAGTGAAGATCGAACAGAAGAAGTAAAATGGCATGATGTTGCGCCCGAAGGCAAAATGGATTTGGTTGTTGATTTAAATTTTCGAATGGATTCATCTGCTCTATATTCTGATATTGTTTTACCAGCTGCATCTTGGTATGAAAAAGATGATCTAAATAGTACAGATATGCATTCATTCATTCATCCTCTATCAGCGGCAATTGCTCCAGTTTGGGAATCAAAATCTGATTGGGAAATTTTTAAGGCAGTTGCATTAAAAACAAGTGAACTTGCAAAAGTTAATTTTAATCAACCGCAAATTGATGTAGTTACCGTCCCTCTTTCGCATGATTCTCCTGATGAAATATCTCAGTCGGGAATAAATGATTGGTTTACAAATGAATGCGAAGCTATTCCTGGTAAAACAATGCACAAAATTTCTATTATTGAAAGAGATTATACAAAGATATACGATAAATTTATTTCATTAGGAGAAAATATTAAGAAGACAGGACTTAGTGCTCATGGAAATTATTATAATTGTGAAGATTTTTATGAAGAAATGCTAATTTCGAACCATTTCCCTAAGGAAAAAATTGATGGAAAAATTTATCCATCTCTCAAAGAAGCAATTTCTGCTGCTAACGCAGTACTTCATCTTTCTTCATTAACTAATGGAGAACTAACTAAACGTGCATACAAATATATGGAAGTTAAGTCTGGACTTGTTCTAGCGGATTTGGCTGAAGGAACTAAAGATTTAAGATTAAACTTTAAGGATTTACAAGCGCAGCCGAGAAGATATAATACTTCACCGGTATGGTCGGGTTTAATGAATAATGGAAGAGCTTATTCAGCATTCACTTATAATATTGAAAGATTGGTACCTTGGAGAACCTTAACAGGTAGGCAACATTTTTATCTTGATCATGAAATGTATATTAAATATGGTGAACATCTTCCAACGTATAAACCTTCGCCAAAACCTGAAGCTTTCGGAGATTTAAATGAAACATCAAAAGAAATAAAAGGCAAAGCCTTAAACTGTCTGACTCCACATGGAAAATGGCATATACATTCAACATACATGGATAATCTTAGAATGCTCACCCTATCGAGAGGTTGTGAACCTTGTTGGTTAAGTGAAGCTGATGCAAATGAATTAGAAATAAAAGATAATGACTGGGTGGAAGTTTTTAACGATAACGGCGTTTACTGCACTCGTGCAGTTGTAAGTTCTAGAATTCCTAAAGGTGTCTGCATTGTTTATCATACAGTTGAAAGGACTATTACGATCCCTAAATCTGAAATACGTGGTAATAAACGAGCAGGCGGAAACAATAGTATAACAAGAACACATTTAAAACCAAATTTGCTTGCTGGAGGGTATGGTCAATTTTCTTTTCATTTCAATTATTGGGGTCCAACAGCACCTAATAGAGATACTCATGTATATGTAAAAAAAATGACTAGTGTAAATTTCTGATTTATGAAATTGAAAAAAATGAAAATAAATTTTTCTTAAGTAATAACCAAAGTTGAAATTAATTCGATGGAATTTAATGATACTAATTAATGAACATACTTAAATATAAAAACAAAAAAATCACCAATATAAGAATAATAATATGGATGTGAGATCACAAATAGCAATGGTATTTCATCTAGATAAATGTATAGGATGCCACACTTGTTCGATTGCATGTAAAAATATTTGGACAGACAGGAAGGGTGCTGAATATATGTGGTGGAACAACGTTGAAACTAAACCCGGAACTGGTTACCCAACCAAATGGGAAGATCAAGACATTTATAAGGGTGGATGGAAGAGAAATGGTAATGATAAAATAAATCTTCGCGGATCAGGGAAGTTAAAAGGGTTACTTAATATTTTTCACAATCCTTATTTGCCGGTACTTGATGATTATTATGAACCTTGGACATATAAGTATTTGGACCTAATAGAATCTCCTGCAAGCAATGATCAGCCTACTGCTGTACCTATCTCGCTGGTTACTGGAAAACAGATTGATATAAAAGGAGGACCAAATTGGGATGATGATTTAAGCGGTACACTAGAATATGCCCGTCAGGATCCCAATTTAGAG is a window from the Ignavibacteriota bacterium genome containing:
- a CDS encoding c-type cytochrome — protein: MKKINYLFIFIFLSSLLNFNYSQPSGEKIFSEKCLSCHTIGEGKRIGPDLANIHTRREENWLLKFISSSQSLITQGDSTAVSLFKENNNAVMPDQQLSNIEIKAVINYITLNSPDPNNPDVRTPKQIFDATSVTDLFIQRGKALFEGTKKFTNGAAPCISCHNVQLPGVFTGGNIAVDLSAAFTRLSAAGVDGIIRNPPFPAMINNFAESPLTDEEIKYLMAYLYYSDNWNLTQNHTGSSDANFVLFTVLMLDIILLAMLLYWQRVKKLSVNALHQ
- a CDS encoding nitrate reductase subunit alpha: MTWIKDIFSPNTRKWEEFYRNRFQHDKIVRSTHGVNCTGGCSWQIHIKDGIVVWETQQLDYPLLESNLPPYEPRGCQRGISFSWYLYSPLRIKYPLVRGTLIDFYRNEKIKTGDPIKAWENLQNDHEKRNVYQKARGKGGFRRTTWDEVLEIIAAANIYTAKKYGPDRVVGFSPIPAMSMLSYAAGSRFLQLFGGVNLSFYDWYCDLPNASPEIWGEQTDVCESADWYNSKMIAVMGANLNMTRTPDCHFFAEARHNGTKAVVFAPDFNQVAKYADQWIPLHAGSDGAFWMAVTHIILNEFHHEKKTPYFIDYVKKYTDSSYLVELNNEKGIYKPGRLLRANQIEEYQNISNGDWKFLNIDSQTRRLIVPKGSVGHRWDKDKGNWNMKYENSADNSKYDPMLTFIDDNDDIYQVEFVEYGLNKNRNRGVPVKFIKNKIGEKIVVTTVYDLTMAQYGVSRGLNGDYPLDYSDQDSAYTPAWQEIFTGIDSQTVISYAREWANTAQITEGKCMIIIGAGVNHWYHNNLMYRSGIMALMLCGCIGKNGGGLNHYVGQEKLAPSDSWGAIAFAKDWVNSSRLQQTPIWHYINTCQYRYDGLTSDYSTGPKNELTNKHMGDLIFKSVRMGWMPFYPQFNKNSLNIAKEAHSNDAEDIKNYVLEKLKKREIEYSIADPDNEINFPRVWYIWRGNAISGSMKGHEYALKHYLGTNSNLIAKDSEDRTEEVKWHDVAPEGKMDLVVDLNFRMDSSALYSDIVLPAASWYEKDDLNSTDMHSFIHPLSAAIAPVWESKSDWEIFKAVALKTSELAKVNFNQPQIDVVTVPLSHDSPDEISQSGINDWFTNECEAIPGKTMHKISIIERDYTKIYDKFISLGENIKKTGLSAHGNYYNCEDFYEEMLISNHFPKEKIDGKIYPSLKEAISAANAVLHLSSLTNGELTKRAYKYMEVKSGLVLADLAEGTKDLRLNFKDLQAQPRRYNTSPVWSGLMNNGRAYSAFTYNIERLVPWRTLTGRQHFYLDHEMYIKYGEHLPTYKPSPKPEAFGDLNETSKEIKGKALNCLTPHGKWHIHSTYMDNLRMLTLSRGCEPCWLSEADANELEIKDNDWVEVFNDNGVYCTRAVVSSRIPKGVCIVYHTVERTITIPKSEIRGNKRAGGNNSITRTHLKPNLLAGGYGQFSFHFNYWGPTAPNRDTHVYVKKMTSVNF